One genomic region from Prionailurus bengalensis isolate Pbe53 chromosome C1, Fcat_Pben_1.1_paternal_pri, whole genome shotgun sequence encodes:
- the GPR153 gene encoding probable G-protein coupled receptor 153 produces the protein MSDERRLPGSAVGWLACGGLSLLANAWGILSVGAKQKKWKPLEFLLCMLAATHMLNVAVPITTYAVVQLRRQRPDYEWNEGLCKVFVSTFYTLTLATCFSVTSLSYHRMWMVRWPVNYRLSNAKKQAVHTVMGIWMVSFILSALPAVGWHDTTERFYTHGCRFIVAEIGLGFGVCFLLLVGGSVAMGVVCTAIALFQTLAVQVGPRAGRRAFTVPTIVVEDAQGKRRSSIDGSEPAKTSLQITGLVATIVIIYDCLMGFPVLVVSFSSLRADASAPWMALCVLWCSVAQALLLPAFLWACDRYRADLKAVWEKCVALMANDEDSDNDTSLEGGIPPDLVLEHSVDYSYGGDRMAKYELSALEGGLPQFYPLRPLQEDKTQYLQVPPTRRFSHDDAEVWAAVPLPAFLPRWGSGEDLAALVLPSGSDRRRGSLLAFAEDAPPFRPRRRSAESLLSLRPPAPDGGPRRARDSPPGSPRLRPGPGARSASASLLPDAFSLTAFESEPQALRRPPAPQGPLLDGAQPGEDAAPPGGGGAQRSPGPRAAVHARAGPLRTGLSTSWGEPGGLRAAGGGGGGSTSSFLSSPSESSGYVTLHSDSLGSAS, from the exons ATGAGTGATGAGCGGCGGCTGCCTGGCAGTGCGGTGGGCTGGCTGGCATGCGGAGGCCTCTCCCTGCTGGCCAATGCCTGGGGCATCCTGAGTGTGGGTGCCAAGCAGAAGAAGTGGAAGCCGCTGGAGTTTCTGCTGTGTATGCTCGCGGCCACCCACATGCTCAACGTCGCGGTGCCCATCACCACGTACGCCGTGGTGCAGCTGCGGCGGCAGCGCCCCGACTACGAGTGGAACGAGGGCCTCTGCAAGGTCTTTGTCTCCACCTTCTACACCCTCACCCTGGCCACCTGCTTCTCCGTCACCTCCCTCTCCTACCACCGCATGTGGATGGTCCGCTGGCCGGTCAACTACCG gctgAGCAACGCCAAGAAACAGGCAGTGCATACGGTCATGGGCATCTGGATGGTGTCCTTCATCCTGTCAGCCCTGCCTGCCGTCGGCTGGCACGACACGACTGAGCGCTTCTATACCCACGGCTGCCGCTTCATCGTGGCAGAGATCGGCCTGGGCTTCGGCGTCTGTTTCCTGCTGTTGGTGGGCGGCAGTGTGGCCATGGGTGTGGTCTGCACAGCCATCGCCCTCTTCCAGACACTGGCTGTGCAGGTGGGGCCGCGGGCCGGCCGCCGCGCCTTCACCGTGCCCACCATCGTGGTGGAGGACGCCCAGGGCAAGCGCCGCTCCTCCATCGACGGCTCTGAGCCCGCCAAAACCTCGCTGCAGATCACGGGCCTGGTGGCCACCATCGTCATCATCTACGACTGCCTCATGGGCTTCCCTGTGCTG GTGGTGAGCTTCAGCAGCCTTCGGGCGGACGCCTCGGCGCCCTGGATGGCGCTGTGTGTGCTGTGGTGCTCCGTGGCCCAGGCGCTCCTGCTGCCCGCGTTCCTCTGGGCCTGCGACCGTTACCGCGCCGACCTCAAGGCCGTCTGGGAGAAGTGCGTGGCCCTCATGGCTAACGACGAGGACTCGGACAATG ATACCAGCCTGGAGGGTGGCATCCCCCCGGACCTGGTGCTGGAGCACTCTGTCGACTACAGCTATGGAGGTGACAGGATGGCTAAGTATGAGCTCTCTGCCCTGGAGGGGGGCCTGCCCCAGTTCTACCCGCTGCGGCCCTTGCAGGAGGACAAGACACAGTACCTGCAG GTCCCGCCCACGCGACGCTTCTCCCACGACGACGCCGAGGTGTGGGCCGCCGTCCCGCTGCCCGCCTTCCTGCCGCGCTGGGGCTCGGGCGAGGACCTGGCCGCCCTGGTGCTGCCCTCTGGGTCTGACCGGCGCCGCGGCAGCCTGCTGGCCTTCGCGGAGGACGCGCCCCCGTTCCGCCCGCGCCGCCGCTCGGCCGAGAGCCTGCTGTCGctgcgcccccccgcccccgacggCGGCCCGCGCCGCGCCCGCGACTCGCCCCCCGGCAGCCCGCGCCTCCGCCCCGGGCCCGGCGCCCGCTCCGCCTCGGCCTCGCTGCTGCCCGACGCCTTCTCGCTGACCGCCTTCGAGAGCGAGCCGCAGGCCCtgcgccgcccgcccgccccgcagGGGCCCCTCCTCGACGGCGCCCAGCCCGGCGAAGACGCGGCGCCccctggcggcggcggcgcgcagCGGAGCCCCGGGCCGCGCGCGGCCGTGCACGCGCGCGCGGGGCCCCTGCGGACCGGCCTGAGCACGTCATGGGGCGAGCCCGGGGGCCTGCGcgcggcggggggcggcggcggcggcagcaccAGCAGCTTCCTGAGCTCGCCCTCCGAGTCCTCGGGCTACGTCACGCTGCACTCGGACTCGCTGGGCTCCGCGTCCTAG